TATTTatgtaattattattattattattaaaattttacaataaaatgtTGTTATTATTACATTTTTCTTAAGTCAACTGTATCTTAAATTTTGaggtaataataatatatataaacaatttaTTCGGTAAAACGGTTCATGTCATCGTTACATCTGTCCTCGTAGTAAAGGCTTTCATTGACTTTTGAATCGGTTATCAAATTTTAAGTTTCtgaattttatgttaaattCTATTATATAATCTcttcaaaaatcaaatcaatttaGTGTGTCAAAAGTATATcgattaattttataaaatatcatatttatttagaagaataataatttttatataatttactaCCAATTATATgaataagtctcttgtgagacggtatctatgaatctttatctgtgagacgggtcaatattaccgatattcacaaaagtaataatactcttagtataaaaaataatattttttcataaatgacccaaataaaagatccgtctcacaaaatacgacccatgaaacCGTATCATATCAATTTTTgcctaattatatatataatctaatataaaattcaaaaatttacatattatatctataaataacatatttaatattaaaattatctTTATAATAATCAtacaatcattttttttatataattaatatatattcgCTATATTGAAAAAGTATACATTtcaaaaaacaataaattattaatttttaaagattttacttatatttcaattatatttagaagaatttgattttcAAGGTTAATGACAGGGATTACTTTATCAAACattctaaaatatatattttataaaaccaCACACTTGTCGGGCACAAAGATCGGACGACAAAAACCGAACCAAGCACATATCCAGCAAAAAAGAACTACGCCACAAACAATCAAACACATGTCACGCGGAAAATCAAATCAACATAAACTTTTAAGACAAAACTACATAGAAtaacattatttatttattaacacCACGGTTACCTAAATCAGCGGCGGCTTGAGACGCTCTGTTCAGAGCACCTGACACCCAAAGAGCTCCCTTAGCGAAGTAACTACTATTGACCACAGCAGTTGCTGCAGAAACCACAGTTCTTCCAGTGGCAGAAACGGCCGTCTTTGTAGTATCTGAAACATGGTATCTTTGGTCCACCGATCTCGCTGCTTCAACCCCAGCAAATAACTTGTCTGTCAGTCCGATTCTTTCACTTAATTCAGCAACTTTGGCCACTGCTGTGGCGGATACTTGGTGAGATTCGTCGAACGCTTTCGCTCTGCCTAATGCATCTTTTCCGACTACGTATCCTCTAGCTGCCATTGTTTTGACTACATCCTGAGCCAGAGTCATAGCTTCACCGGCAGAGGGAACACTCCTGTATTCTTGAGAATGCTGCGAAAATCAGTTAAGTAACGTGTTAACTAGCCCCGAAAGGAATGATTGACTAGATATAGCTAAAGAAAGACACCTACACTTGGACTGCTATCATCTTCAATTTTCCATGAAGGACGGTTCCAGAGATTATTGTCATCTTCGTAATTTCCCCATCGGACTATGCATACAGGTTGATCGACAATGGTTGCTCCCTAATATCAACATTCGACTTCAATGAGTAAGACTCCAAAGAACCTCAAATCACTAAAGTCTAAAACAAAGCATGTGACAGATTCAAACGACTACACAAAAGCACCAAGAAACGAGCAAAATTATATGTCAATGTTGATCCCTATTTAATTCAGAATCAcaaacacaataaataaaataacactTAATAATGATCTTGATGTTTCGACAATCATAAACTACTTTTGAATATTCCCCCCAAACCATCACTATCAAAAACATTTTTAAGCACCAAATAAACACCCGTTCATTCGTCTATAAAAAGAATCATTGTTAATGCAATAAGTAGAAATAAAACTTagaacaacaatttaaaaaacacacacaaaattccTCCCAAACAAACTTATTATTTGTATCTCTGGCTTCAAGCAAAATGATTCAACACTGTCCTTATTCTAAAAGTTTGATATTATTTCTACCAAGGAATAGTGAACTCAAAGGAGCCAAAAGAAAAACATGAgtgaaaattatgatttatcATGGATGAGAAAGAACCATAACCACATGATAGCAAAACTGTCCCACGAAGAAGGGAGTTGAATAGTCTACTTTTGAGTGGTTAAACAACTTGAagcaaatatcaaaataaaatagaatagtaCCATAATCACACCTGcatttatgtttattgaaattgCAGTATCATTTAGACATTTATCTGTGCTAATAATTGGGAATAAAAGTATAATACTGTCCAAGTCAGAACTATAGCAAAATCTAGAATGGGCAATTATCTGAGTCATCGAACACATTAACTCTGCTGtgactttatttatttattaaacccTAAGCCACAAGATAGGACCAATACCAGAGGAACTTACACTGAGCAGGACAGCAGTTTCCAGAGCGTGAGGATTTCTAAATGTCACATAGGCTGTACTTGCATGTTCACCGGCTCTGTTGATtccattaaaaatataaatcatatcGAATTAAGCAATTATTTCACTTCAAAGGAAACTAAGGAACAAAGCAAAGAGTAAATAACAAAAGCCTTTGgtcgaaaaatttaaaaagcaTTATTGCAAAGGGTACAGAACATAGTCCATTTTATGTATGCTTTTTCAATCATGGACCCATTGGTCCAATGTCTAGGAAAGCTGAAATAATTTATGGATTATTACGTTCACTCTTGTCAGGGAAGGGTATCTTAGGCAGGTGCTTTCATGCAAATTGATGAATGATTAAATTGAGGAAACTACAATTTTGGTTCTCTATGTATACCTCTTAGCAATTTTAGGCTTCTGTATTatctaatttcagttttaatcaATTATCCTTGATTTTTATACAATTTTGGTCATTTTTTCATGTGGCACTAAAATGGTCTTGACGTGAACCCGGCCTGGCCTTGACTTAAGCGGTGCCACATCATCACTAATTTGGAGAAAGACTAAATTTGCCAAAAAAAATGAAGGATACAAGACCAAAATTAAATTTGGGCCAAACTCGCAAAGAGACTAAACATACATTACTAAAATTTCAACTTTCgagataaaatttgaaaatcaaaacaTGCAAAACCATGTACACATGATATTATAAATGATATGGacctgcaacaaataaatttcaagatcaGAACACTCAAAGGTTTTACTGTAGTCCTGTTAGTAAATAAACTGCACAGTTTTAACTTCCTTCCAGTTGACATCCTAGTGAGTTCTTAGAAAAGCTAACACAAAAACACATAGAACATGCACCTCGTAGACAATATACTTTAAACTATGAGATCTGCAACTATGTTTAACATAGGAAAATTTTTTGGTTTTTTGTCCCTCTGGTACTGTGTCTCCTTAAGTTCAGGTATGTGTGAGAGAGTGTTTTAGAAGGAGGATCCCAGTATAAATTTCATCGGCCAAAATCCGGAGCTTTTAAATTGGGCACAAGAGCCATCAAGTAAAGAATAACTCAAAAGAAGAATTTATTGAAAATCAATGAGTATGTTATGTAAAGTTGTAGACGCACAAGGATCACACAAGGATCAAG
This window of the Primulina tabacum isolate GXHZ01 chromosome 4, ASM2559414v2, whole genome shotgun sequence genome carries:
- the LOC142543491 gene encoding binding partner of ACD11 1-like isoform X1, which produces MCKYLFSSASFFQILHSRSTAFGTNIVVKLPNFSAIQRLNKRFTSTEMSPSGYIVEVTSLSPKAMEKDVYDFFAFCGAIEHVEIIRAGEHASTAYVTFRNPHALETAVLLSGATIVDQPVCIVRWGNYEDDNNLWNRPSWKIEDDSSPSHSQEYRSVPSAGEAMTLAQDVVKTMAARGYVVGKDALGRAKAFDESHQVSATAVAKVAELSERIGLTDKLFAGVEAARSVDQRYHVSDTTKTAVSATGRTVVSAATAVVNSSYFAKGALWVSGALNRASQAAADLGNRGVNK
- the LOC142543491 gene encoding binding partner of ACD11 1-like isoform X2, which translates into the protein MSPSGYIVEVTSLSPKAMEKDVYDFFAFCGAIEHVEIIRAGEHASTAYVTFRNPHALETAVLLSGATIVDQPVCIVRWGNYEDDNNLWNRPSWKIEDDSSPSHSQEYRSVPSAGEAMTLAQDVVKTMAARGYVVGKDALGRAKAFDESHQVSATAVAKVAELSERIGLTDKLFAGVEAARSVDQRYHVSDTTKTAVSATGRTVVSAATAVVNSSYFAKGALWVSGALNRASQAAADLGNRGVNK